Genomic window (Allostreptomyces psammosilenae):
GCGGGACCGCCGACACCGCCGGCCACCGGGCCGTCGGCGCCCAGTGGGGCTCCGTCTCCACCGACCCCACCGGTGCGCCGTCCGCCGTCGAGGCTCCCGGCGCCGCCACCGGTTCGCACGACGTCACCTCCGTGGTCCCCGGCGGCACGCGGCCGGCCGGCGGCGGGTCGCCGACCGCCCGCCGCGCCGCCGAGCGCGGCACCGCGGACGACTCCGCCGGCAGTGAGGGCGCCGGCAGTGAGGGCGCCGGCCGCGCCGGCACCACGGCCGCCGCGGGCGGGGCCCGGCGTACCCGGCCGGGCGTGCCCGCCGCACGGGGCCGGGGCGGCGCGGGCGCCCGGGCGGGCGGGGCCGAGGGGAGGGACTACGACGACGAGGAGTTCGACTTCGTCGACGACGAGTCCGAGTCCGAGGACGTGATCGACTGGCTGGCCTTCGCCGAGACCCGCAGCGAGCGGCGCGACGAGCGCCGCCGCCAGGCGCGTCTCCGGCTGGTGGCGCTGGTCGTGGTGGGGGCGCTGGTGCTGCTCGGCGGGGGCGGCTACCTGCTGTGGAACTCGCGCGGGGACGGTCCGGGCGGTGCCCCGGCCGACCGTGACGTCCTGGTGCTGCACCTGCGCGACCTCGACGGCCTGACCTCCACCGCCCTGCTGGTGGACGATCCCGCGGGCGACCGGGGGACGGTCGTGCTGCTGCCGGACGCGCTCACCATCAGCGACAGCAGCACCGGTGTCACCTCGCTGGGCGCGTCGCTGGACTCCCAGGGCGCCGGCGGCACCCGGGACGCGCTCTCCGACCTGATCGGCGTGTCGGTCGACGGCACCTGGCGGCTGGACACCCCCTTCCTGGAGGTGCTGGTCGACGCGGTGGGCGGGATCGACCTGGAGGCGGACGTGGAGGTGCGCGGCGTGCCCCGGACGTCCGCGGACTCCGCCGCCGAGCCGTCCGCCGACCCCTCGGCCGAGGAGGGCGCCGGGAGCCCGGAGGCGGCCGAGCAGGTGCTGGTGCCGCAGGGCCCCGGCCACCTGGACGGCTACGCCGCCGTGGCCTACGCCACCTACCAGGCGCCGGGCGAGGACGCCTCGGCCCGGCTCGCCCGCTTCGGCCGGGTGATGGCCGCCGTCTTCGCCGAGGTGCCGCAGACCACCGAGGCGGCGGGGACGCTGGTGCGCCGGCTCGGCGTGCCCGACCCATCCCTCCCGGACGACGAGCTGGCCGCTGCCATGGTGGCCCTCGGCGGCCACGCCCGCGACGGCCGCCTGGAGACGGTGGAGCTGCCGGCGGCCGACGACGGAACCCTGCAGGGCGAGCAGGCCGCCGAGGTGGTCCGGGACGTGCTGGGCGGGGCGATCAGCAACGCCGAGGGCAACGGCCTGCCCCGGGTGACCCTCCGGGACGCCTCCGGCGACGAGGCGAAGGCGCAGCAGGCGCAGGTGGAGCTGGTGAACGCCGGCTACACCTTCGTGCCCGGCGGCGGCACCGCGGAGGAGGTCGCCGCGACCACCGAGGTGCTGTGGACGGATCCCGCCGACGAGGCCACGGCCCGGCAGGTGGCCGGCATCCTCGGCCTCGGCGAGGAGGCGGCCCGGCGCTCGGAGGTGGCGCAGACCGCGGACGTGCTGGTGGTGCTCGGCCAGGACTACGCCGGCGCCGCCGGTGAGTAGGGTTCCGGCGCGCGGGTCCGGCCCGGCGGCCGGTCGGCGGGCGGGGCGGCCGGCCGGTGAGCGGGCGGGTGCGTTCGTGAGAACCTGGGAGTCGTACCCGG
Coding sequences:
- a CDS encoding LytR C-terminal domain-containing protein; this translates as MTGSGDRGGQPPHGPGGWDWPEEGRDTAGTPRQEGYDDGRAGDAATAGYGAEGYPADGYGYGATSTGYGTGYGATGYDGSAYQGEGYQAQGYQAQGYPAQDYPAQDHQGGGYQGGYQGAGYQGEGHSDPGGHQGRAQAGYGQSYGEAYGQSYGGPSYGSEGAYGGAPTYGTGDASYGTGDASYGTGAPYGSADPSYGSADPSYGSTGTSYGSTATSYGSADYGSTDRNAGGTADTAGHRAVGAQWGSVSTDPTGAPSAVEAPGAATGSHDVTSVVPGGTRPAGGGSPTARRAAERGTADDSAGSEGAGSEGAGRAGTTAAAGGARRTRPGVPAARGRGGAGARAGGAEGRDYDDEEFDFVDDESESEDVIDWLAFAETRSERRDERRRQARLRLVALVVVGALVLLGGGGYLLWNSRGDGPGGAPADRDVLVLHLRDLDGLTSTALLVDDPAGDRGTVVLLPDALTISDSSTGVTSLGASLDSQGAGGTRDALSDLIGVSVDGTWRLDTPFLEVLVDAVGGIDLEADVEVRGVPRTSADSAAEPSADPSAEEGAGSPEAAEQVLVPQGPGHLDGYAAVAYATYQAPGEDASARLARFGRVMAAVFAEVPQTTEAAGTLVRRLGVPDPSLPDDELAAAMVALGGHARDGRLETVELPAADDGTLQGEQAAEVVRDVLGGAISNAEGNGLPRVTLRDASGDEAKAQQAQVELVNAGYTFVPGGGTAEEVAATTEVLWTDPADEATARQVAGILGLGEEAARRSEVAQTADVLVVLGQDYAGAAGE